The genomic window GTTCCAGCACGACGGGGCGATGTACCCGGGCACCTCGTTCCGCCCGTTCCGCCGCCGCGTGTCCTGGCTCGACGTCGAGGAACTGCCGTTGGACGAGGTGAAGGACCACCTCGACCTGACGAGCACCCCGAACTGGGGGTACGCGCTGCGCCGCGGGCTGCTCCCGTTGTCCTTGCACGACGTCGGGCTCCTGCGGGCGCGGATGGCCGCCGGTACCGTTCCGGCATGGACCTCGGCCTGACCCTCGGATACCTCACCGGCCCCGTGGGGCCCGCGGCCCGCAGAGCGCTCGAACTCACCCGCGCCGCCGAGGACGCGGGGTTCTCCTCGGTGTGGGTGGCCGAGGCGTACGGCACCGACGCCGTGAGCGTCCTGGGCTGGCTCGCGGGGCAGACGACGCGCATCGGCCTGGGCTCGGCCGTCCTGCAGGTGCCGGCGCGCGCGGCCGCCTCGACGGCCATGACGGCCGCCACGCTCGACGGCCTGTCCGGCGGCCGCTTCCAGCTCGGGCTCGGGGTCTCGGGCCCGCAGGTCGCGGAGGGCTGGTACGGGCAGCGGTTCTCCAGGCCGCTGGCCCGCACCCGCGAGTACGTCGCCGTCGTGCGGCAGTTGCTGGCGCGCCGGGAGTCGCGGTTCTCCGGGCAGCACCTGGAACTCCCGCTGCCCGGCGGTCCCGGCATCCCGCTCAAGCTCATGCAGCCCGCCCCGCGGGCGGACCTGCCGATCCACCTCGCCGCCGTCGGTCCCCGCAACGTGGAACTGGCCGGGGAGATCGCCGACGGGTGGCTGCCGTCGTTCCTCGTCCCGGAGAACGCGGCGGAGTCCTTCGACCGGCTGCGGGCCGGGTTCTCCCGGCGCACCCGCCCGGCGGAGGGCTTCGCCGTGACCGCCAACGTCCCGCTGGTCCTGACGGGGGCGACGGGTGCGGCGCGCGCCGAGGCCGAACTCCCGGTGCGCCACCTCGTCGCCCTCTACGTCGGGGGCATGGGCTCGCGCGAGCAGAACTTCTACGCCGACCTGGGCCGGCGGCTGGGTTTCGCCGACGCGGTCGACGAGGTCCAGGACCTGTTCCTCGCGGGCCGCAAGGACGAGGCGGCGCAGCGGGTCCCCGAGGGTTTCCTCGAGGCCACGGCCCTGGTCGGCTCGCCCGCGCACGTGCGCTCGAGGCTGCAGGACTACGAACGGGCCGGGGTCACGACGGTCGCGCTGGCGCCGATGGGGCCCGACCCGGTGGCGGACCTGCGCGCGGTCAGCGCACCATCCTGATGATCAGCGGGTAGCGGTGGACCCGGCCCTGGTTCGCCGCGACGGCCCCCAGGATGGTGAACACCAGGGCCAGGACCCCGGGCACGACCATGAGGACGTAGGCCAGGCCGAACGTGACCAGCGCGAGGACCGAGCACACGACGAACAGCCCGATCTCGTAGATCACGAGTGAGATCGTCATGTTCAGCGCCTCGGCGCTGTGCCCGCGCACGAACCCGCTGCGGTCCTTGAAGACCAGGAAGACGATCAGCGGCCCGAGGGGCGGCAGCGTCACGAAGCTCGCCGCGATCGCGGACAGGTGCGCGAACATGCCCCACATCCGCTCGTCGGACGGCGACAACGGCGCCGGGGCGTGGTGCTGCGGCGGGTACGGGGGCCGGTTCTGCGGCGGGTGCGGAGGCTGGCTCACGGTCTCGATCCTGACGCGTCCCTCAGCGGTCCGCCAGGTCCGCGGTCACGAAGTCGACGAGTTCCTCCACCCGGCCCAGCAGCGCCGGCTCGAGGTCGGCGTAGGTGCGCACGGTCCCCAGGATCCGCTTCCAGCCGTGCGCGACGTCGGCCTGGGTGGCGTGCGGCCAGCCGAGCTCGGCCAGGACGCCGTGCTTCCAGTCCTGCCCGCGCGGGATCGTCGGCCACGTCGTCCAGCCCAGCCGCTGCGGGCGCACCGACTGCCAGACGTCGATGAACGGGTGCCCCAGGACGAGCACGTGCGGGTTCGCGCCGACCTTCGCGACGATCCGCGACTCCTTCGACCCCGGCACCAGGTGGTCCACCAGCACCCCGATCCGCCGGCCCGGCCGCGGTGCGTGGGAGCGGATCGCGGCGTCGAGGTCGTCGACGCCGTCGAGCATCTCCACGACGACGCCCTCCACGCGCAGGTCGTCGCCCCAGACCTTCTCGACGAGCTCGGCGTCGTGCCGGCCCTCGACGAGGATCCGCGAGGCGCGGGCCGTGCGGGCGCCCGCGCCGGGCACGGCGACCGACCCCGACGCCGTGCGGGTGGGCCGGACCGGGCCCGCGGCCTTCGGGGCGACCAGGCGCACCGGCTGCCCCTCGACCCAGAAGCCCGGCCCCAGCGGGAAGGTGCGGGTCCTGCCCTTCGCGTCCTCCAGGACGACGACGTGGACCCCGCCGCTCTTCTCCACGCGCACGACGGCGCCGACCCAGCCGGTGTCGACGTCCTCGACCACCAGCCCCCGCACGGCGGGCTCGTCGCGGTGCGTCGGCTTCAGGTGGGAACGGGCGTGGGGGTCGGCGGAGAGCACGTCCGCGCCGTACCTGTCGTCGTACCGGGTCACCCGGGCACGGTAACGACGCGCGAGGGGTGGACGGGGGAGGCGCCCCGGCCGCGGGAGCGCCTAGACTTGGCACTCACGGGTCAGGAGTGCCAACAGGGGTGCCACCGGGAGTGGCACCAGGATCGCCCGCAGGGAGGGACGGATGAGCGACGACCGCAGGCTCGCCGTGCTGCGCGCCATCGTCGAGGACTACGTCTCCAGCCACGAACCCGTCGGCTCGAAGACGCTCGTCGAACGCCACCAGCTGGGGGTCTCCCCGGCCACCATCCGCAACGACATGGCCGTGCTGGAGGACGAGGGCTACATCACCCAGCCCCACACCAGCGCCGGCCGCATCCCCACCGACAAGGGCTACCGGCTCTTCGTCGACCGCCTCGCCACCGTCAAACCCATGAGCCCGGCCGAGAAGCGGGCCATCGAGACCTTCCTGCACGGCGCCGACGACCTCGACGACGTCGTCGACCGCACCGTGCGCCTGCTGGCCCAGATCACCCGGCAGGCCGCCGTCGTGCAGTACCCGTCCCTGACGCGGGCCACCGTCCGGCACGTCGAGCTCGTCGGCGTCGGCGGGCGCAGCGCCCTGCTCGTGCTCATCACCGACTCCGGCCGCGTCGAGCAGCGGGTCCTGGACGTGCGCTCCGCCGTCGACGTCGAGTCCCTCGGGGTGTCCCTGGCCGCGCTGCGCACCCGGGTCAACGCCACCGTCGCCGGCAAGCGGCTGCGGGAGGCCCGCGACGGGCTGACCGACCTCGTGCAGCAGACGCCGCCCGCCGACCTCGCGATCGCCGCCGAGGTGGCAGCGGCGCTCGGGGACTGCCTGACGGCCTCGCTGGAGGAACGCGTGGTCATCGCGGGCACCTCCAACCTCGTCAAGTCCGGGCCCGACCTGGCCACCTCCCTCGGCAGCGTCCTGGAGGCACTCGAGGAGCACGTCGTCCTGCTGCGCCTCGTGCAGGAGATGGCCGAGGACCCCACCGGTGAGCGCGGCGCCCTCACCGTCCGCATCGGCGCCGAGAACCTCCACCTGGGCCTCGACGGCACCTCCGTGGTCACCAGCGGGTACGGCTCGGACGGGGTGCTGGCCCGCCTCGGCGTCCTGGGCCCGACCCGCATGGACTACCCCACGACCATGGCCGCGGTGCGGGCGGTCTCCCGCTACGTCTCGCGCATCCTCGCTCAGTGATCGCCCAGTGATCAGAACCGACAGGAGAACCCCGACCTCGTGAGCGACTACTACGACGTCCTCGGCGTCTCCAAGGACGCGTCGACGGAGGACATCAAGCGCGCCTACCGCAAGCTGGCGCGCAAGCTGCACCCCGACGTCAACCCCGACGCCGGGGAGCGGTTCAAGGAGGTCTCGCAGGCCTACGAGACGCTGTCCAACCCCGACAAGCGCTCCGCCTACGACCGCGGCGGCCCCGGGGCCGGCGGCGCCCCGGGCGGTTTCGGCGCGGGTTTCGGGTTCTCCGACATCATGGACGCCTTCTTCGGCCAGGGCGGCGCCGGCGGCCGCGGGGCGGGCCCGGCCAGCCGCACCCAGCGCGGCCAGGACGCCCTCATCCGCGTCGACGTGGACCTGTCCGAGGCGGCCTTCGGCGGCGAGCGCTCCATCCAGGTCGACACCGCGGTCCTGTGCCCCACGTGCAAGGGGACCTGCTGCCAGCCCGGCACGAGCCCGCAGACGTGCGACATCTGCCACGGCCAGGGCTCGGTGCAGCGCGTCGTCCGCTCGCTGCTCGGCCAGGTCATGACGACCCAGGCGTGCCCCACCTGCCACGGGTTCGGCACGGTCCTGCCCTCGCCGTGCCTGGAGTGCTCCGGCGAGGGACGCGTCCGCGCCCGCCGCCCCCTGACGATCCGGATCCCCGCCGGCGTCGACACCGGCACCCGCATCCAGCTCGCCTCCCAGGGCGAGGTCGGCACCGCCGGTGGCCCGCCCGGGGACCTCTACGTCGAGATCCACGAACGTCCCCACCCGGTGTTCACCCGCTCCGGCGACGACCTGCACTGCACCCTGCAGGTGCCCATGACGGCCGCCGCCCTCGGCGCGACCATCCCGCTGGAGACCCTCGACGGCACCGAGGACGTCGACGTGCGCCCCGGCGCCCAGGCGGGGGAGACCGTCACCCTGAAGCAGAAGGGCGCCGAGCACCTGCGCGCCCAGGGCCGCGGGGACCTGCACGTCCAGCTCGAGGTCGTCACCCCGCGCGACCTCGACGACGAGCAGGAGGAGCTCCTGCGCCGCCTCGCCGAGCTGCGCGGGGAGGTCCGCCCCTCCGGCAAGCTCTCACCCGCCCACCAGGGGGTCTTCTCCAAGCTGCGGGACCGCTTCTCCGGGCGCTGAGGACCGGCAGGGGCCCGGCAGACCCGGCGGGGGGCTCAGCCGCGCATCCCCGCCAGGAACCCGCTGATCTGGGTGCGCAGCTCCTCGGCCAGCTGCGACAACCCGGTGGTGTCCTGCGCCGAGCCCCAGCCGGACGACCCGTCGACGGCGGTGCGCACGCCGTCGACGAGGCCGTTCATCTCCACGATGGTGCCGCCGATGCCGGTGATGGCGCGCACGGCCTCCTGGGCGTTCTGCCGGATGCTGTCGACGCGCTGGCTGACCTGCTCGGTGGCGCGCCCGGACTGGTCGGCCAGCTCCTTGACCTCGGCCGCGACGACGGCGAAGCCCTTGCCGGCCTCCCCGGCGCGGGCCGCCTCGATCGTCGCGTTCAGCGCCAGCAGCCTCGTCTGGTCCGCGATCGCGTCGATGACCGAGACGACCTGCTGGATCTCGCGCGAGGCCTCGGTGAGCGCCTGCATCGTCAGCGCCGCCTGGTCGGCCTCCTCGCTGGCCGCACCCGCGGCCGTCGCCAGACCCTGCGCGGACGCGCTGAGCTCGGTCGAGGCCGTGGCCAGCTGCTCGGAGACGCCGAGCACTCCCGCCTCGAAGTCGTCGGCCAGCGCCAGGCGCGTCGTCCGGGCCCCCTCGACGGCGGCGTTGCCCGCCTGCATCGTGGTGCGGCCGGAGTTGATCGCCGAGGCGGAGTGCCGGAACGCCCCGCCCAGGCCACCCAGCAGCAGACGACGGTGGAACCGCCCCTCGGCGGCGGCGGTCAGGACCTCCCCGGCCTCGCGCACGAAGGCGTCGGAGACGTCCAGGGAACGGTTGACCGAGGTCGCCAGCCGGGCCAGCTCCGGCACCGCGTCCGAGCCCGGCACCCCGGCCACGCGGGCCTCCAGGTCCCCGGCGGCCGCCTTCTCGCAGACCTCGGCCACCTGCCGGACGACCTCGCGGTACAGGGCCACCTCGTCGGCGGACGAACGCCCGCCACGACCGCTGAACAGCTTCACGCTCAGACCTCCTCGGGGACGATGGACCAGACGAACTCCTCGTAGGAGACGCCGCGCTCGGCGAGCACCTGCGCCAGCAGCGCGCTGGACGCCTGCACCGCAGCCTTGCCGCCGCTGTGGCGCCGCTCCTCGGCCAGCAGCCGGTCGTAGAGCGCGCTCGCGGCGCGCACCCCCTCCGCGCTGGGCTTGCGGCGGTTCGAGTGGTACCCGACGATCCGCCCGGAACGGTCCAGGCTGGGGGTGATGTGGGCCAGGACCCAGTAGTTCGCACCGTCCGCGGCGAGGTTGTTGACGTAGGCGAACAGCTCACGGCCGCTCGAGACCGTGTCCCACAGCAGCTTGAAGACGGCCTTGGGCATGTCGGGGTGCCGGATGATGTTGTGCGGCTGCCCGATCACCTCGTGCCGCTCGAAGGCGCCGACGCGCAGGAACACGTCGTTGGCGTAGGTGATGAGCCCCCGCGGGTCGGTCTTGGAGACGATGAGCTCGTCCGCCGAGAACGTCCGTTCCTGTCCCGTGGGCCGCACGGGAGCCCGTCGCTCCCGGCCCGTCGCCACCGTCGTCGTCATCTGAGCGCCTCCCGACCCGTGCTGGATCCGCAGCGTCCCGCCCCGGTGCTCCGGGACGGTGACGCTCTAGAAGGATCGGCAGCCGGTGATCGTCCTTGAGCCGTCCGGGCGACGGGCCCGGACCACCGGCTCAGCGGACCGTGACGACCTTCGTGTCGCCGACCTGCGGCGTGCCCTCACCGCCGGACTCGTCGGGGGCGAACACCGCCACCGTGTACGTGCCCGCCGGGACCTGCGCCGTGAACGAGAAGTCGCCGAACGTGCCGTTCGCCCCGGCCTGCACCGCGTTCCGCGCCACCTCCGCACCGGCGGCGTCGGTGATCGTGTACAGCAGCGTGCCCTCGAACGCCGTCCCGACGCCCTCGACCCGCACCGACCCCGTCCCCGGCGTCACCGCCGTGATCCACGCCGGGGCCTGGACGTCGGCCTGCGGCGCGCGCGAGACCGTCTGCGCCACCGCCGAGCCGAACAGGGTCGGCTGCGCCTTGCCGTCCACCCGGATCTCGACGGGCTGGTTCGAACCCGCGGCCGCCGTCACGGTGTAGACGAGCTGCTGCACCGCCGTGCTCGCGTCCGCCGTCGTCCCCGACGCCGCCGAGGCCGCCGAGGCCGCCAGGTCCACCACCAGCCGGCCGTCCGAGGCGCTCACGGTCGCGGACGGGTCCGGCGACCACGGGCTGGAGTAGTCCGGGTCGCTCGCCTTCCCCGCGAGCATGGCCCGCAGCGCGTTCGTGGCGTCGTCCTGCCCGCCGCCGGCCTCCACGTACTCCCGGAACAGCTTCGCGGGCTGCCCACCCAGCCAGTACACGGGCACGGTGCCCGCCCCGGACGGCAGCGTCCCCGACGACGCACCCGTCGTCGTCGTGTCCCCCGTGGCCACGGGCTGGGTCGTCGCGGCCGTCGCGGGCCCGGACGTCGCGCCGCTCGAGGGCGAGGGGCCCGCCGTCGTGGTCGCGGACGAGGCGGACGGGGAGGGGGACGTCGACGCGGCCACGGTGGTGACCGCGTCGTCGCCGCCGCGCTGGCTCAGGGCGAACGCCCCGCCCCCCACGACCACGGCGACGGCGGCCCCGGCGACGGCGACCCAGGCGCGGGAACGGCGGCGGTTGGCACGGCTGGACATGCGGATCTCCTCGAGACGGTCGGCGGGTCGGGCGTCGGCCGCGCGGGCGGCCAGGGCGTCGCGCAGCCTTCGCGCGGTGGGGCTGAGGTCGTCGTCGCCGTCGGGGTCCGGCAGGGGGCCCGACGGGGTCACGTCACTCACGGTTCGACCCCGTCCGCTCCGTCGCGCCGCTCGTCGCTCACTGCCGTTCCTCCCGGCTCATCGCCTCGCGCAGCGCGGACAACCCGCGGTGCGCGTGCGTCTTGACCGCGCCCCGGCTGATGCCGAGGGCGTCGGCGATGTCCTGCTCGGACATCTCCCCCTGGTAGCGCAGCACCAGGACCTCCCGCTGCCGCGGCGGCAGCCCGTCGAGGGCGCTCAGCACCGAGCGGTGCTCCGAGGCCCGCACGGCGTGCTCCTCCGGGCCGTCCGGCGCGGGGTCCGGCAGCGGCCGCCCGCGGTCGGCCACGACCCGGTGCCGCAGCACGTCCCGGACCCCGTTGACCACGCTCGTGCGCAGGTACGCGACGGCGGACCCCTTGTCCGCCATCCGGTCCCAGCGTCGGTGCAGGGCGACGAAGGCGTCGGCCACGACCTCCTCGGCGCTCGCCGTCTCGCCCAGGAGCGAGGCCGCGAGCGCGACGAGCCGCCGCCAGTGCGCCGCGTACAGCGCCCCGACGGCCTCGTCGGCCGACCACGAGCGCGGGTCGTCAGACACGACCGCACGCTCCCTCATCACCATCACGCCGTGTAGACGAGTCACGCAGGGTCACGGTTGACATCCAACCCGAGAAGTTTTCCGTGGGGCTCGTGGGGCGGGTGGCGACCGCCCGGACGGGTACCGTCGGGACATGGCCGAGGTCTCCCGCGTCGAGCGCGCCCCCGACGACCTGTTCCTCAAGATCGTCGCGGGTGAGATCCCCGCCACGATCGTCCACAGCGACGAGCAGGTCGTCGCCTTCGAGGACGTCGCCCCCCGAGCCCCCGTCCACGTCCTCGTCGTCCCGCGCGAGCGGTACGAGAACGTCGCCGAGCTCGCCGCGGCGGCCCCGCAGGTCCTGGCGCGCCTGGTGCAGGTGGCCCAGCAGATCGCCGACGAGCGGTGCGGCGGGGAGTACCGGCTGGTCTTCAACACCGGGACCGCGGTGGGCCAGTCGGTCTTCCACGTCCACGGCCACGTGCTCGGGGGCCGCGACTTCGAGTGGCCACCGGGCTGATCACGCGGTTCCATGGGGCGCCATGTGCGGTCTTTGCGGTGAGGTCAGGTTCGACGGGCGCGCGGCGGACGTCGCGGCGGTCCAGCGGATGTCGCAGACGCTCGCACCGCGCGGACCGGACGGGGAGGGCGTCTGGGCGCAGGGCCCGGTGGCCTTCGGGCACCGGCGGCTGTCGATCATCGACCTGTCCGCCTGCGGCGCCCAGCCCATGCAGGACCCCGAGCTGGGCCTGACGGCCGTCTTCAACGGCTGCGTCTACAACTACCCGCAGCTGCGCGAGGAACTCATCGGCCACGGGTACCGGTTCGTCTCCACCTCCGACACCGAGGTCATCGTCAAGGGCTACCACCGGTGGGGGGCCGACGTCGTCGACCACCTCGTCGGCATGTTCGCCGTCGCGGTCCACGAGCGCGACACCGGCCGCACCGTCCTCATGCGCGACCGCCTCGGCGTCAAACCCCTGTACCTGGCCGAGACGCCCGGGCGGTTGCGGTTCGCCTCGAGCCTGCCCGCGCTGCTGGCGGCCGGCGACGTCGACACCACGATCGACCCCGTCGCGCTGCACCACTACCTGTCCTGGCACGCGGTCGTCCCCGCGCCGCGCACGGTGCTGACGGGCGTCCGCAAGCTGCCGCCGGCCACCGTCCGCACGATCGAGGCCGACGGGACGTCGAAGGAGCACCGCTACTGGGCGCCGGACCACGTGCGGCGCGAGGAGTTCGCCGGGTTCTCCGAGCGCGACTGGGAGGACGCCGTCCTGCAGTCCCTGCGGACCGCCGTGGAACGCCGCACCGTCGCCGACGTCCCCGTCGGGGTCCTGCTGTCCGGGGGCCTGGACTCCAGCCTCATCACCGCGCTGCTGGCCGAACAGGGGCAGACGGGCCTGGCCACGTACTCCATCGGGTTCGAGTCCGTCGGCGGCCGCGAGGGCGACGAGTTCGCCTACTCCGACGTCATCGCCGAACGGTTCGCGACGAACCACCACCGCATCCGCGTCACGGGTGACGAACTCGTCGGGGCCCTCGGGCACGCCGTCGGCGCCATGAGCGAACCCATGGTCAGCCACGACGTCGTCGCCTTCGACCTGCTCTCGCAGCACGTCTCGCAGACCATCAAGGTCGTGCAGTCCGGCCAGGGGGCCGACGAGGTGTTCGGCGGCTACCACTGGTACCCGCCGCTGACGGGGCTCACCCCCGAGCAGGGGGTGGACGCCTACGCGACGGCGTTCTTCGACCGCGACCACGCGCAGGTGGCGCAGGTGCTGAACCCGCAGTGGCTGACCGCCACCGACGTCTCCCGGGAGTTCCTGCGCGAGCACTTCACCCGGCCCGGGGCCGACACCGCCGTCGACGCGGCGCTGCGCCTGGACACCGAGGTCATGCTCGTCGACGACCCCGTCAAGCGCGTCGACAACACGACGATGGCGTGGGGGCTGGAGGCGCGCGTGCCGTTCCTCGACCACGAGCTCGTCGAACTCGCCGCGGCGATCCCCCCGGAGCTGCAGCTCGCCAACGGCGGCAAGGGGATCCTCAAGCAGGTGGGGTACCGCGTGATCCCGCGCGAGGTCATCGACCGCCCCAAGGGGTACTTCCCGGTCCCGGCCATCACCCACCTCGAGGGCAAGGTCCTCGGCCTCGTCAAGGACGCGCTGTCGAGCCGGGCGGCCCGGGACCGGGCGCTGTTCCGCCCCGAGTACGTCACCGGCCTGCTGGACGACCCCAACGGGGAGCTGACCCCGTTGCGCGGCAACAAGCTGTGGCAGCTCGGTCTGCTGGAGATGTGGCTGCAGCAGCACGGCATCGGCTGAGGCGGGGTTCGGATGAGCGCGAGCACGAAACGGCGCAGCACCGTCGCGGGGCTGCGGCACCGCGGTCTGGACAGGCCCACGATCTCCAGCCGGACGTGGCAGCGGCCGTCGTCGTGGTTCACCGACGACATGGGCAGCGACGTCGTCCTCGACATGGGGTGGGGACGGCTGGTGTTCGGCCAGACGTTCACCGACCGGTCCGCGATCGTCGACGCCCTGCGCGCGGAGGAGACCGGCGAACGCGACATCGCGATGTACGTCCGCGAACCCCAGGTCCTCGTCGGGCTGGCCCCGCACGAGGTGTTCCTGGACCCCTCCATCACGTTCCGGCTGAACCTGTCCCGCTACCGGGCGCCGCGCGACCGCAACCCCGACGTGTTCGTCAGGATGGTCCGCGAGCGCGCCGAGCTCGACGAGGTGAACCGCATCTACGCGGCCTGCGGGATGGTCACCTCCGACGTCGACGTCATGTGGGCCAACCACCGGACCCGCACGTTCACCTACCTCGTCGCCGAGGACACCCGCACCCGCGAGATCGTCGGCACCGTCACCGGTGTCGACCACGTCCTGGCCTTCGGCGACCCCGACCAGGGTGCGAGCCTGTGGTGCCTGGCCGCGGACCCGCAGGCCGCCCCGCGCGGGGTGGGGGAGGCCCTCGTGCGGGTCCTGGCCGAACGCTACGTCGCCCGCGGCCGGGCGATCCTCGACCTGTCCGTGATGCACGACAACGCCGGCGCCATCGCGCTGTACCGGCGGCTGGGTTTCCGGCCCGCCGCCCCCGTCGTCGTCAAGCGCAAGAACCCCATCAACCGTCCGCTGTTCTCCCCGCAACCGGAGGGGCTCGCCGAGCTCAACCCGTACGCGCGGATCATCGCCGACGAGGCGTTGCGCCGCGGGGTGCGGGTCGAGGTCACCGACGCGCCCAGCGGTGAGATGCGGCTGACGTACGCCGGGCGGTCGCTGCTGACGCGCGAGTCGCTGTCCGAGCTGACCAGCGCCGTCGCGATGAGCCGCTGCGACGACAAGCGCGTCACCCGCCGGTTGCTGGCCGCCCAGGGGGTCCGGGTCCCCCGCGCCGTCGAGCTGGCGCAGGACCCGTTGCGGGACACCGAGGGTCTCGCCGCGTGCGAACGCCTCGTCGCCGAGACCGGCCCCGTCGTCGTCAAACCCGCGCGCGGGGAGCAGGGCAAGGGCATCACCGTGGGCGTGCGGGGCGGCGACGAGCTGCGCGCCGCGGTCGCCGAGGCCGCCGGGCACTGCCCCGACGTCCTCGTGGAGGAACTCGTCGCGGGTCAGGACCTGCGCGTCGTCGTCATCGACCACGAGGTCGTCGCGGCCGCCGTGCGCCGGCCCGCCACCGTCATCGGCACGGGCACCGACGACATCCGCACCCTGGTCGCGCAGCAGAGCCGGCGCCGGCAGGCCGCCACGGGCGGGGAGTCGAGCATCCCGCTGGACGCGACGACCGAGGCCGTCGTCGCCGACGCCGGGTTCGGCCTCGACGACGTCCTGCCCCGCGGGCGACGGCTGGAGGTGCGGCGCACCGCGAACCTGCACACGGGCGGGACGATCGACGACGTCACCGACGACCTGCACCCCGACCTCGTCGACGCGGCCGTGGCCGCGAGCCGGGCCATCGGGATCCCGGTGACGGGCCTGGACCTCCTCGTCCCCGACGTCTCCGGCCCCGAGCACGTCGTCATCGAGGCGAACGAACGACCCGGTCTGGCGAACCACTCACCCCGGCCGACGGCGCAGCGGTTCCTCGACCTGCTGTTCCCGGAGACCCGGGCGCAGGGGTAGCGGGCGCCGGTGCCCGAAGGCCACGTCCTGCACCGCCACGCCCGCGACCAGCGCGAGGCGCTGGCGGGGCAGGTGCTGTCCGTGACGAGCCCGCAGGGCAAGTTCGACGTCGCGCCGTTCGACGGGCACCGGCTCAGCGACGTCCAGGCCCACGGCAAGCACCTGCTGTACTCCTTCGACGGCGCGCCCGACGTCCACGTGCACCTGGGGATGAAGGGGTTCTTCCTCCGCACCGACGACGTCGCGCTGCCGCCGCTGCGCGCGACGCGGATGCGGTTGGCGGGGCAGCGGGAGGCGTTCTCGCTCGTCGCACCGGGCCGGTGCGAGGCGCTGGAGCAGGGCCGGGTGCAGGCCCTGCTGGACACCCTCGGCCCGGACCCGCTGCGGGTGGGGGAGGCGGGTCGCGACGAGGCCGCCCACCGGCTGAGCTCGGGGAAGGCCGCCGTCGGCGCCGCGCTGCTGGACCAGTCGGTCTGGGCGGGCATCGGCAACGCCTGGCGCGCCGAGCTGCTCTTCCTCGCCGGCGTCGACCCGGCGCGGCGCGCGACGCCGGAGGAGGCGGGGCTGCTGTGGGACCTCGCCGTGGAGCACCTGCGGCTGGGGGTCGAGGCCGGGCA from Kineococcus rhizosphaerae includes these protein-coding regions:
- a CDS encoding EVE domain-containing protein: MENAWLGVVSAAHVRLGVAGGFAQVQHGKRHGLDRMRRGDGFAYYSPAETMGGRTPLRAFTALGVVADDATFQHDGAMYPGTSFRPFRRRVSWLDVEELPLDEVKDHLDLTSTPNWGYALRRGLLPLSLHDVGLLRARMAAGTVPAWTSA
- the hrcA gene encoding heat-inducible transcriptional repressor HrcA gives rise to the protein MSDDRRLAVLRAIVEDYVSSHEPVGSKTLVERHQLGVSPATIRNDMAVLEDEGYITQPHTSAGRIPTDKGYRLFVDRLATVKPMSPAEKRAIETFLHGADDLDDVVDRTVRLLAQITRQAAVVQYPSLTRATVRHVELVGVGGRSALLVLITDSGRVEQRVLDVRSAVDVESLGVSLAALRTRVNATVAGKRLREARDGLTDLVQQTPPADLAIAAEVAAALGDCLTASLEERVVIAGTSNLVKSGPDLATSLGSVLEALEEHVVLLRLVQEMAEDPTGERGALTVRIGAENLHLGLDGTSVVTSGYGSDGVLARLGVLGPTRMDYPTTMAAVRAVSRYVSRILAQ
- a CDS encoding methyl-accepting chemotaxis protein gives rise to the protein MQAGNAAVEGARTTRLALADDFEAGVLGVSEQLATASTELSASAQGLATAAGAASEEADQAALTMQALTEASREIQQVVSVIDAIADQTRLLALNATIEAARAGEAGKGFAVVAAEVKELADQSGRATEQVSQRVDSIRQNAQEAVRAITGIGGTIVEMNGLVDGVRTAVDGSSGWGSAQDTTGLSQLAEELRTQISGFLAGMRG
- a CDS encoding PAS domain-containing protein, which translates into the protein MTTTVATGRERRAPVRPTGQERTFSADELIVSKTDPRGLITYANDVFLRVGAFERHEVIGQPHNIIRHPDMPKAVFKLLWDTVSSGRELFAYVNNLAADGANYWVLAHITPSLDRSGRIVGYHSNRRKPSAEGVRAASALYDRLLAEERRHSGGKAAVQASSALLAQVLAERGVSYEEFVWSIVPEEV
- a CDS encoding DUF3097 domain-containing protein — translated: MTRYDDRYGADVLSADPHARSHLKPTHRDEPAVRGLVVEDVDTGWVGAVVRVEKSGGVHVVVLEDAKGRTRTFPLGPGFWVEGQPVRLVAPKAAGPVRPTRTASGSVAVPGAGARTARASRILVEGRHDAELVEKVWGDDLRVEGVVVEMLDGVDDLDAAIRSHAPRPGRRIGVLVDHLVPGSKESRIVAKVGANPHVLVLGHPFIDVWQSVRPQRLGWTTWPTIPRGQDWKHGVLAELGWPHATQADVAHGWKRILGTVRTYADLEPALLGRVEELVDFVTADLADR
- a CDS encoding Gmad2 immunoglobulin-like domain-containing protein, which encodes MSDVTPSGPLPDPDGDDDLSPTARRLRDALAARAADARPADRLEEIRMSSRANRRRSRAWVAVAGAAVAVVVGGGAFALSQRGGDDAVTTVAASTSPSPSASSATTTAGPSPSSGATSGPATAATTQPVATGDTTTTGASSGTLPSGAGTVPVYWLGGQPAKLFREYVEAGGGQDDATNALRAMLAGKASDPDYSSPWSPDPSATVSASDGRLVVDLAASAASAASGTTADASTAVQQLVYTVTAAAGSNQPVEIRVDGKAQPTLFGSAVAQTVSRAPQADVQAPAWITAVTPGTGSVRVEGVGTAFEGTLLYTITDAAGAEVARNAVQAGANGTFGDFSFTAQVPAGTYTVAVFAPDESGGEGTPQVGDTKVVTVR
- the dnaJ gene encoding molecular chaperone DnaJ yields the protein MSDYYDVLGVSKDASTEDIKRAYRKLARKLHPDVNPDAGERFKEVSQAYETLSNPDKRSAYDRGGPGAGGAPGGFGAGFGFSDIMDAFFGQGGAGGRGAGPASRTQRGQDALIRVDVDLSEAAFGGERSIQVDTAVLCPTCKGTCCQPGTSPQTCDICHGQGSVQRVVRSLLGQVMTTQACPTCHGFGTVLPSPCLECSGEGRVRARRPLTIRIPAGVDTGTRIQLASQGEVGTAGGPPGDLYVEIHERPHPVFTRSGDDLHCTLQVPMTAAALGATIPLETLDGTEDVDVRPGAQAGETVTLKQKGAEHLRAQGRGDLHVQLEVVTPRDLDDEQEELLRRLAELRGEVRPSGKLSPAHQGVFSKLRDRFSGR
- a CDS encoding LLM class F420-dependent oxidoreductase codes for the protein MDLGLTLGYLTGPVGPAARRALELTRAAEDAGFSSVWVAEAYGTDAVSVLGWLAGQTTRIGLGSAVLQVPARAAASTAMTAATLDGLSGGRFQLGLGVSGPQVAEGWYGQRFSRPLARTREYVAVVRQLLARRESRFSGQHLELPLPGGPGIPLKLMQPAPRADLPIHLAAVGPRNVELAGEIADGWLPSFLVPENAAESFDRLRAGFSRRTRPAEGFAVTANVPLVLTGATGAARAEAELPVRHLVALYVGGMGSREQNFYADLGRRLGFADAVDEVQDLFLAGRKDEAAQRVPEGFLEATALVGSPAHVRSRLQDYERAGVTTVALAPMGPDPVADLRAVSAPS
- a CDS encoding DUF4870 domain-containing protein, with protein sequence MSQPPHPPQNRPPYPPQHHAPAPLSPSDERMWGMFAHLSAIAASFVTLPPLGPLIVFLVFKDRSGFVRGHSAEALNMTISLVIYEIGLFVVCSVLALVTFGLAYVLMVVPGVLALVFTILGAVAANQGRVHRYPLIIRMVR